A single genomic interval of Aureliella helgolandensis harbors:
- a CDS encoding ABC transporter permease subunit/CPBP intramembrane protease, whose protein sequence is MSARVGPARLLRMCLKELRESLRDRRTIVTLVLMPLLVYPLLSLVLNRVLLTNFSGDTKLTVSIGVGAELKQSQLPRVLELGYSLLMDRESSPVYLEEVVQEGQAAAVLEATPQLDALPEPQLMVLRDSGREALRSRSVDVVITRRSNNSDSNLPHSEAADSTPELATEPDAPDSESDALPPAALQLGSPDNDTIDPQSAMRLLGSYEVRYRQGDQQSERALQLLERMLAAVNNLAAGQAAGPQYDAPFRILATPVAMKSSYADILATMVPLVLVLMTMAGAVYPAIDLTAGERERGTMEALIISPTPTSAILLAKYSAVVTVALLTALANLAAMTITLWISGIGKLVFGDGILSAGVVGTVLVLLVLFTMFFAALLLAVTSFAKSFKEAQAYLIPLMLLALTPGVMSLMPGLKFTGILATVPLVNIVLLARQILLGTAEWNTALIAVICNALYALAALAVASRLFGSDASMHGSQGSWRDLLMRPVKWAKYPTVDQMAMTMAGMFPLYFVASSAIPALSSEMSDRLWISAVVSFALLMFFPACICWYRRIAFVPTFRLAWPTLKQWSLWLPAVLFLGVSAWMAAHEIFIAGRGLGIGSLEPDKLKQVMSFKEQLQQMPLWIVLFVFALTPAVCEEFLFRGFVLSSLNRYSVAWSIILSSILFGLMHVVTSNVLAIERFLPSTFMGLILAWIACRTRSLWPGMLLHCLHNGLLLSLLYYQKQLERMNWFVEEETHLPANWLVLGAVLFVLGGIMIWLTTRPSVSTVETLSLSPVEQPA, encoded by the coding sequence ATGTCAGCCCGCGTAGGCCCCGCACGTTTGTTACGGATGTGTCTAAAAGAATTGCGAGAATCGCTGCGAGATCGTCGTACGATCGTAACGCTCGTGCTGATGCCGTTGCTGGTTTACCCACTGTTGAGCTTGGTGCTCAATCGAGTGCTGCTCACGAACTTTAGCGGTGATACCAAATTGACCGTTTCCATCGGCGTGGGGGCTGAGCTCAAGCAAAGCCAATTGCCGCGAGTGTTGGAGTTGGGCTATTCCTTGCTGATGGATCGCGAGAGCTCTCCCGTCTATCTCGAAGAGGTCGTCCAGGAGGGGCAGGCCGCGGCGGTACTCGAAGCAACGCCCCAGTTGGATGCTCTCCCCGAACCGCAGCTGATGGTGCTGCGCGATAGTGGCCGCGAAGCGCTGCGAAGTCGCTCGGTGGACGTGGTCATTACCCGACGCTCCAACAATTCGGATTCCAATCTCCCACATTCGGAGGCCGCGGATTCCACGCCTGAATTGGCAACCGAGCCAGATGCTCCAGACTCGGAGTCCGATGCGCTGCCACCGGCCGCATTGCAGCTGGGGAGTCCCGATAACGACACGATCGACCCGCAATCGGCGATGAGACTATTGGGCAGCTACGAAGTTCGCTATCGGCAGGGAGACCAGCAAAGCGAACGAGCTCTGCAATTACTCGAGCGGATGTTGGCAGCGGTCAACAACTTAGCGGCCGGGCAAGCAGCTGGGCCGCAGTACGATGCCCCCTTCCGCATCTTGGCAACTCCCGTGGCCATGAAGAGCAGCTATGCCGATATTCTGGCGACAATGGTGCCACTGGTCTTGGTGCTGATGACGATGGCGGGAGCAGTTTACCCCGCTATTGACTTGACCGCCGGCGAGCGCGAGCGGGGGACCATGGAAGCGCTGATCATTTCACCGACTCCTACTTCTGCCATTCTGCTGGCAAAGTATAGCGCGGTGGTCACCGTAGCTTTGCTGACTGCATTGGCAAATTTGGCAGCGATGACGATCACCTTGTGGATCAGCGGAATTGGTAAGTTGGTGTTTGGAGATGGCATCCTATCGGCGGGCGTCGTGGGCACGGTGTTGGTGTTGCTTGTGCTATTCACCATGTTTTTTGCTGCCCTGCTGCTAGCGGTGACGAGTTTCGCGAAGAGTTTTAAGGAGGCTCAAGCCTATCTCATTCCTCTGATGCTGCTGGCATTGACCCCAGGGGTGATGAGCCTCATGCCAGGCCTGAAATTTACTGGGATTCTCGCTACCGTTCCGCTGGTCAATATTGTCCTGCTCGCTCGACAAATCCTGCTAGGGACCGCTGAATGGAACACGGCGTTGATTGCCGTGATCTGCAATGCGCTCTATGCGCTGGCTGCCTTGGCGGTTGCTAGCCGCCTCTTTGGTTCAGATGCTTCCATGCATGGAAGCCAGGGGAGTTGGCGAGATCTGCTGATGCGGCCCGTGAAGTGGGCTAAGTACCCGACCGTCGATCAGATGGCGATGACCATGGCCGGAATGTTCCCACTGTACTTCGTTGCGTCGAGTGCGATTCCGGCATTGAGTTCCGAGATGTCTGATCGACTCTGGATTTCAGCCGTAGTCTCGTTTGCTCTCCTTATGTTTTTTCCCGCTTGCATTTGTTGGTACCGGAGAATCGCATTTGTGCCGACGTTCCGCTTAGCTTGGCCAACGCTTAAGCAATGGAGTTTATGGTTACCTGCCGTGCTGTTCTTGGGCGTATCGGCTTGGATGGCAGCGCACGAGATCTTTATTGCGGGCCGTGGGCTGGGTATCGGCTCACTGGAGCCCGATAAACTGAAACAAGTCATGAGCTTTAAGGAGCAGCTTCAACAAATGCCACTGTGGATCGTGTTGTTTGTTTTTGCGTTAACGCCAGCGGTCTGCGAAGAATTTCTGTTCCGCGGATTTGTACTGAGCTCTCTAAATCGCTATTCGGTGGCATGGTCCATTATCCTCTCGTCGATCCTGTTCGGACTGATGCACGTGGTGACCTCCAATGTCCTAGCGATTGAGCGTTTTTTGCCTTCAACGTTCATGGGACTTATACTGGCCTGGATCGCCTGCCGAACCCGGTCGCTGTGGCCAGGAATGCTCCTGCACTGTCTGCACAATGGTTTGTTGCTCTCCCTGCTGTACTACCAGAAGCAGCTGGAACGCATGAATTGGTTTGTGGAAGAGGAAACGCATTTGCCTGCGAACTGGCTGGTCTTGGGAGCGGTGCTGTTTGTGTTGGGCGGCATCATGATCTGGTTGACGACGCGTCCCAGCGTTTCAACCGTTGAAACACTCTCCCTTTCCCCCGTCGAACAACCCGCCTAA
- a CDS encoding cytochrome c peroxidase encodes MRSLILWFLICGEGLVVANRARAQEPYPARSDSGEYASLVPESPAAEGYNAASRYARGKYPAREGGTADPINVSYDPRGEYRQPQAIAFLESAPATNGAPASATAATAPAETAKTVPLPSPVRALISTKLSGQVFELNLTTLAVESVIEVPNSQFTSVTPIDCTTVALADVAQECVAIYRESDGRWEEVLRLPVPGKPSQVLYDADLNVIWVTGLWSQRVYEWQFSNQPERTVPHDLRASARRTLDLPMCGGQMLALPAQDALLITDAFGRDFVIVDRAKFEVINHAQLYEHNIGRPLLVEDGNYVLFPHQLLNEFVPSVQGDITWGGLMSNNLRWIKAQRLIENEGEAIYPESRFTPLGRSGNGAGDPTMLRLRDDGLAAVTLGGINRVAIGAPQDTSWKQVPVGLHPIDCQFTPDGQQLVVVNEFSDSLTLIDLQTYESQQIMLGPIREPTLVERGEQLFFNSRVAHDGWMSCHSCHSQGHTNGQLNDNLTDKTLGSPKRVLSLMGQAETAPYSWGGKMESLEAQIAHSIESTMASDYEVVPADVAALAAFIRSLPEPPSLRVARSPRSQTPRTSSPDSEAVVTPQGATAFAEGKLLFTELGCNACHAGNHYTSPDVYDVGLVDEHAMQYFNPPSLVAVSQRQNALFHDGRARSLCDVLAIEEHQLPRKLSQTELKHLLYFLESL; translated from the coding sequence GTGCGTAGCCTAATCTTGTGGTTTTTGATTTGTGGAGAAGGCTTGGTTGTAGCCAATCGAGCAAGGGCACAAGAACCCTATCCTGCCCGTTCCGATTCGGGGGAGTATGCTTCGCTGGTTCCCGAATCCCCTGCGGCGGAAGGCTATAACGCAGCATCCCGATACGCTCGGGGAAAATATCCTGCACGCGAGGGGGGAACCGCCGATCCCATCAATGTGAGCTACGATCCGCGGGGAGAGTATCGTCAGCCGCAGGCCATCGCATTTTTGGAGAGTGCGCCCGCAACGAACGGGGCACCTGCATCAGCCACAGCGGCAACCGCTCCAGCAGAAACCGCGAAAACGGTCCCCCTCCCCTCCCCTGTGCGAGCGCTCATTAGCACGAAATTGAGCGGCCAAGTCTTCGAACTCAACCTGACCACGCTGGCAGTGGAGTCCGTAATCGAAGTCCCCAACAGCCAGTTCACCTCGGTCACACCGATCGATTGCACGACGGTGGCCTTGGCGGATGTGGCCCAAGAGTGCGTAGCCATTTACCGCGAAAGCGATGGGCGTTGGGAAGAAGTTCTGCGTCTGCCCGTTCCGGGAAAACCGAGTCAAGTTCTATACGATGCGGACTTGAACGTCATCTGGGTTACAGGACTATGGTCCCAACGGGTTTACGAGTGGCAATTCTCGAATCAACCAGAGCGCACGGTACCACACGACCTCCGCGCATCCGCCCGCCGAACTCTCGATCTACCCATGTGCGGCGGACAGATGCTGGCGCTGCCCGCTCAGGATGCATTGCTGATTACCGATGCGTTCGGACGTGACTTCGTGATCGTCGATCGTGCGAAGTTTGAGGTCATCAATCACGCCCAACTGTACGAACACAACATTGGACGTCCCCTGCTCGTTGAGGATGGAAACTACGTGTTGTTCCCCCATCAGCTGCTCAACGAGTTTGTTCCCAGTGTGCAGGGAGATATCACTTGGGGTGGACTGATGAGTAACAATTTACGTTGGATCAAGGCCCAACGACTGATCGAGAATGAGGGAGAAGCCATCTATCCGGAAAGCCGCTTTACCCCTTTAGGTCGCTCGGGTAATGGTGCAGGCGATCCCACCATGCTGCGACTGCGCGACGATGGATTGGCGGCAGTGACGCTGGGTGGCATTAACCGTGTGGCGATTGGAGCACCACAGGACACGAGCTGGAAACAGGTTCCGGTTGGTTTACACCCCATCGATTGCCAGTTTACTCCCGACGGCCAGCAGTTGGTGGTCGTGAACGAGTTTAGTGATTCTCTAACGCTCATCGATCTTCAAACTTACGAATCACAGCAAATCATGCTGGGGCCGATTCGTGAGCCCACTCTGGTCGAACGCGGTGAACAGTTGTTCTTCAACTCACGTGTCGCTCACGACGGTTGGATGAGCTGCCACAGTTGCCATAGCCAAGGGCACACCAACGGACAGCTTAATGACAATCTCACCGACAAAACGCTCGGATCCCCCAAGCGAGTCCTCTCCTTGATGGGGCAAGCGGAAACGGCACCCTACAGTTGGGGTGGAAAGATGGAATCGCTGGAAGCGCAGATTGCCCATTCGATTGAATCCACGATGGCCAGTGATTACGAGGTCGTCCCGGCGGACGTGGCTGCACTGGCTGCATTCATCCGCTCTCTGCCAGAGCCCCCGAGCTTGCGAGTGGCCCGCTCCCCCCGGTCCCAGACGCCACGAACCTCTTCTCCAGACTCTGAAGCGGTAGTCACGCCCCAGGGGGCGACGGCCTTCGCGGAAGGGAAGCTGTTGTTCACCGAGTTGGGTTGCAATGCCTGTCATGCAGGCAATCATTACACTTCGCCGGATGTCTATGACGTGGGCTTGGTCGATGAGCACGCGATGCAGTACTTCAATCCGCCCAGTTTGGTCGCAGTCAGCCAACGCCAAAATGCACTGTTCCATGATGGCCGCGCGCGTTCTCTGTGTGATGTGCTGGCCATCGAAGAGCATCAACTGCCAAGAAAGCTTTCCCAGACAGAACTTAAGCACTTGCTCTATTTCCTGGAATCGTTGTAG
- a CDS encoding VWA domain-containing protein, translating into MRCPPHNRRGAMLILVAAVLVILLVGAVFSIDVAYMHMVRAELRTATDAAARAGSEVLSRTQDTDLARATAANIALQNIVAGEGLVLEADDIEIGGVQRNANGRLDFLSNQAPFNAVRVNGRREDSSVNGSVRLFFARLFTPEPFQPVQSATAAASVMDVALVLDVSGSMSTRSGGVTRIQALKDSVNVFLDEIERSSPHVIVSLSTYSTTAQKLIPLTSNFASIRARVATFNANGLTAIGNGLLTGSNSLTQDANRRDFAAKVIIIMTDGQQNTGPSPATTVNTAVARGQTVHTITFSSGANQNLMRQVAQATVGGIHIHADDAADLAAAFEEIARTLSVTLID; encoded by the coding sequence GTGAGATGCCCCCCCCACAACCGTCGCGGCGCCATGTTAATTCTGGTCGCTGCGGTACTGGTAATCCTGCTTGTTGGCGCCGTATTCAGTATTGATGTGGCCTACATGCACATGGTCCGAGCCGAACTAAGAACCGCCACCGACGCAGCCGCCCGAGCTGGTTCGGAGGTGCTGTCACGAACTCAAGATACCGATTTGGCGCGGGCCACCGCTGCCAACATCGCCCTGCAGAATATTGTGGCTGGCGAAGGCCTCGTGCTGGAGGCCGATGACATCGAAATTGGTGGCGTCCAACGCAATGCCAACGGTCGCCTCGACTTTCTATCCAACCAAGCTCCCTTCAACGCCGTGCGGGTTAACGGACGGCGCGAAGACAGCTCGGTGAATGGATCGGTACGCCTATTCTTTGCCCGCCTGTTTACCCCTGAACCCTTCCAGCCGGTGCAATCGGCTACTGCGGCCGCCAGCGTCATGGACGTGGCTCTAGTTTTGGACGTCTCGGGATCCATGAGCACCCGCTCCGGCGGTGTGACTCGCATCCAAGCCCTCAAAGACTCAGTCAATGTATTTCTCGATGAGATCGAACGCAGCAGTCCGCATGTGATCGTCTCGCTCTCGACCTACTCCACAACCGCTCAAAAGTTGATACCGCTCACCAGCAACTTTGCATCGATCCGCGCTCGGGTCGCCACGTTCAATGCGAATGGCCTAACGGCGATCGGAAACGGGCTGCTAACGGGCAGCAATTCGCTAACGCAGGATGCAAACCGCCGCGATTTTGCCGCCAAAGTCATAATTATCATGACCGATGGTCAGCAGAACACTGGGCCTAGTCCGGCCACAACCGTCAATACAGCGGTTGCCCGTGGGCAGACCGTCCATACCATCACCTTCAGCTCCGGAGCCAATCAGAACCTCATGCGACAAGTGGCGCAGGCGACCGTTGGTGGCATCCATATCCATGCCGATGATGCAGCCGATCTAGCAGCCGCTTTTGAAGAAATTGCCCGCACGCTCTCTGTTACTCTCATTGATTAG
- a CDS encoding TadE/TadG family type IV pilus assembly protein codes for MYQFQKFSWRRKNENRRGVVSVEFALTAPLLFLLLFAALELGHANMVLNTAEAAAYEGARVGIIPGATAAECQAAANRILDVCSVHGAQVVVTPANLNLATDTVAIDISVPYSQNTMGIANFTGSLVISRRCELTRE; via the coding sequence ATGTACCAGTTTCAGAAATTCTCTTGGCGGCGCAAAAATGAGAATCGGCGCGGCGTCGTTTCAGTTGAGTTCGCATTGACTGCTCCCCTGTTGTTCCTACTGCTGTTCGCCGCACTTGAATTGGGGCACGCCAACATGGTCCTCAATACCGCAGAAGCCGCGGCCTACGAAGGCGCCCGCGTGGGAATCATCCCTGGCGCCACCGCGGCCGAATGCCAAGCTGCCGCCAATCGCATCCTCGATGTGTGCAGCGTGCACGGTGCACAGGTTGTGGTAACCCCAGCCAACCTAAACTTGGCGACCGACACCGTTGCAATCGATATTTCCGTTCCCTACAGCCAAAACACAATGGGCATTGCGAACTTCACTGGCTCGCTAGTCATCAGCCGTCGCTGCGAATTGACTCGAGAATAG
- a CDS encoding TadE/TadG family type IV pilus assembly protein: MLLLPSRKMRGRHKAPPPNRSGTAIVELAVCLPFLGLMIFASLEGANMLFVRQALVQSAYETSKASARVKTTQAQAEVIGRQVLAARRIDNPTFTFTPADVDALAPGTPFTVSVSAPGDSRSITGIGPFNGLTIQAQATMNKE; the protein is encoded by the coding sequence ATGCTGCTTCTCCCATCACGCAAAATGCGTGGTCGCCATAAGGCTCCCCCACCGAATCGCAGTGGTACGGCGATCGTCGAACTGGCTGTGTGCTTGCCGTTTCTTGGGCTGATGATTTTTGCATCGCTGGAAGGCGCAAACATGCTCTTCGTGCGACAGGCGCTCGTGCAATCTGCCTACGAAACCAGCAAAGCATCGGCGCGGGTGAAGACCACCCAGGCTCAGGCTGAAGTCATTGGACGGCAGGTCTTGGCCGCTCGGCGCATCGACAACCCAACCTTTACCTTTACACCGGCCGATGTGGACGCTCTTGCCCCTGGGACACCGTTTACGGTCAGCGTGTCTGCTCCCGGCGACTCTCGCAGCATCACCGGAATTGGGCCATTCAACGGCCTAACTATCCAAGCACAAGCCACCATGAATAAGGAATAG
- a CDS encoding alpha/beta hydrolase-fold protein, with protein MNPILLRIAICWCMFFTLAAGQSFGQTDAARETHEGVPHGTLKSGVFKDSKIFPGTERDYSVYVPAQYSADQPASLMVFMDGKNYANLDGAFRVPTVMDNLIHQQEMPVTIAVFVNPGTIPATQAKARSRSNRSFEYDSLGNRYVNFMLEEFLPVALEGLNVSNAPQDRAVCGISSGGIAAFTAAWERPDQFGKVMSHIGSYTNIRGGWEYPGLVRQTQRAPKPIKVYLQEGREDLNNLHGNWPLANQDLAAALQFAGYNYQLVMTAGGHSGQWGGKEFPDAMRWLWADAAESTLLPHNETRPEWEPHPDAVVSDDVPHGTVVEMPAWESKILENTIREWSVYVPAQYSAEQPAALMVFQDGQSFSNPTRRWRVPVVFDNLIARGDMPPTIAVFIDPGHDKSKPRPKNGKVSNRGLEYDSLGDRYARFLLEEILPEIGKNYNISSDPAMHAIGGSSSGGICAFTVAWEHSDAFQKVFSSVGSFTNLRGGNIYPALVRKTEPKPIRVYMADTGGDVDNAFGSWPWANQRMASALKYMGYDLRFDWAEGYAHNADFGGSRFPEAMKWLWRHETHRPVIDTQGDLKGDLTLLRLLIPGEEWQVVAENLGFADAPCADADGNFYFSDMRAPAVYRINVADGSRTELVAESVSGLEFGPDGLLYACQGAKQQVISIDPRSGHIDVVATGVIPNDLAVSSDGFVYITETKSQQITRINIASGAVDVVDTGIARPNGITLTNDQGTLAVSEYGGQHVWTFRVNEGGVLDAKMPTMTLRRPIDPEGKFDFNQPPPYQAVARGDGMAVDQAGRYYVTSAVGVQIFDPTGRMCGVLPTPDTTQPLTSCVLAGDGHHYLYITNGQTIFKRKLQISESR; from the coding sequence ATGAATCCAATCCTACTTCGAATTGCCATTTGTTGGTGCATGTTTTTTACCTTAGCCGCTGGGCAATCTTTCGGTCAAACCGATGCAGCCAGAGAAACCCATGAGGGGGTGCCACACGGTACTCTGAAATCGGGAGTATTCAAAGACAGCAAAATCTTTCCCGGTACGGAGCGCGATTACAGCGTTTATGTCCCCGCCCAATATTCTGCCGATCAGCCCGCGAGTCTCATGGTTTTCATGGATGGTAAGAACTATGCAAACTTAGATGGCGCGTTCCGCGTCCCCACTGTTATGGACAACCTCATTCACCAGCAAGAGATGCCCGTTACCATTGCCGTTTTTGTCAATCCAGGAACGATTCCCGCAACGCAAGCGAAGGCCCGCAGTCGCAGCAATCGATCGTTCGAATACGATTCACTTGGAAATCGGTATGTAAACTTCATGCTGGAGGAATTTTTGCCTGTGGCGCTCGAGGGGCTAAATGTTTCAAACGCCCCTCAGGATCGTGCCGTATGTGGGATCTCCTCCGGTGGCATTGCCGCCTTCACAGCCGCCTGGGAACGTCCAGATCAGTTTGGAAAGGTGATGAGCCATATCGGTAGCTATACGAATATACGTGGCGGCTGGGAATATCCCGGACTCGTTCGGCAGACACAGAGAGCCCCCAAGCCGATAAAGGTCTATTTGCAAGAAGGGCGTGAGGATCTCAACAATCTACATGGTAATTGGCCACTGGCCAATCAGGATTTAGCTGCCGCGCTGCAGTTTGCAGGCTACAACTATCAGCTCGTTATGACGGCAGGCGGTCACAGCGGACAATGGGGTGGAAAGGAATTCCCAGATGCAATGCGTTGGCTATGGGCCGACGCTGCAGAGTCAACATTGCTTCCACACAATGAGACGCGGCCAGAGTGGGAACCACATCCCGATGCAGTTGTGAGCGATGATGTTCCTCACGGCACCGTAGTTGAGATGCCCGCTTGGGAATCAAAAATTCTTGAGAATACGATTCGAGAATGGTCCGTCTATGTGCCGGCACAGTATTCTGCGGAGCAGCCAGCCGCTTTGATGGTATTTCAAGATGGGCAATCCTTTAGCAACCCCACGCGAAGATGGCGTGTGCCTGTGGTGTTTGACAATCTGATTGCTCGAGGCGACATGCCGCCGACGATCGCTGTGTTCATCGATCCGGGACATGATAAATCCAAACCGCGGCCCAAGAACGGAAAAGTGTCGAATCGCGGGCTGGAGTACGATAGTTTAGGCGATCGCTATGCACGCTTTCTATTAGAAGAGATTCTTCCTGAAATTGGAAAGAATTACAACATTTCCTCTGATCCAGCCATGCATGCAATTGGCGGTTCTAGTTCTGGTGGCATCTGTGCGTTTACGGTTGCCTGGGAACACTCCGACGCATTTCAAAAAGTCTTCTCGAGCGTTGGGAGCTTCACCAATTTGCGAGGTGGCAACATCTACCCGGCACTTGTCCGCAAGACCGAGCCCAAACCAATTCGCGTTTACATGGCGGATACCGGTGGCGATGTTGACAATGCGTTTGGTAGCTGGCCGTGGGCCAATCAACGGATGGCGTCCGCATTGAAATACATGGGATATGATCTGCGCTTCGACTGGGCCGAGGGCTATGCACACAATGCTGATTTCGGGGGCAGCCGATTCCCAGAGGCTATGAAGTGGCTGTGGAGGCATGAAACGCATCGACCGGTGATCGATACGCAGGGGGATCTCAAGGGCGACTTGACGCTGCTGCGTTTGTTAATCCCTGGTGAAGAGTGGCAAGTTGTGGCGGAGAATCTCGGCTTCGCGGACGCTCCGTGTGCAGATGCCGATGGCAATTTTTACTTTTCCGACATGCGGGCACCGGCCGTCTATCGCATCAATGTCGCGGACGGCTCGCGGACGGAATTGGTCGCCGAGTCGGTGAGTGGACTTGAGTTCGGTCCCGATGGCTTGCTTTATGCCTGCCAAGGCGCCAAGCAACAGGTTATTTCAATCGATCCACGTTCTGGCCACATCGACGTGGTCGCGACTGGAGTGATTCCCAACGACTTGGCCGTTAGCTCAGATGGGTTTGTCTATATCACAGAAACAAAATCTCAGCAGATTACCAGAATCAATATTGCAAGCGGCGCGGTCGACGTAGTCGATACGGGCATCGCGCGACCCAACGGAATCACGCTCACCAACGATCAGGGAACGCTGGCCGTATCCGAATATGGTGGCCAACATGTTTGGACATTTCGAGTCAACGAGGGCGGTGTCCTCGATGCGAAGATGCCTACCATGACTTTGCGACGCCCGATCGATCCGGAGGGGAAATTTGATTTCAATCAGCCACCACCCTATCAGGCCGTTGCCCGCGGGGATGGCATGGCAGTGGACCAAGCCGGTCGATATTACGTGACGAGTGCTGTGGGGGTGCAGATTTTTGATCCTACCGGCCGAATGTGTGGAGTCCTGCCGACCCCCGATACGACTCAGCCCTTAACCAGCTGTGTTTTGGCCGGAGATGGACACCATTACCTATACATCACCAATGGGCAGACCATCTTCAAACGCAAATTGCAGATTTCGGAATCCCGCTAG
- a CDS encoding ABC transporter ATP-binding protein, protein MITASELVKRFEWAGQRVEALNGINFSVASGEVFGLLGPNGAGKTTTLRIVMGLLRPDSGYAEVGGIRTGPDSAAVRAQIGMVSTNDGVYPWLTVREMLLYFADLYAVPMQLAKQRLEQISERLELGRFIDQRCCTLSTGQKQRVILARGLMHDPPVMLLDEPTRGLDVVGSQTVFQFISHLKELGKAVLLSTHRLDEAERVCDRFGLLHRGCLMYTGTLPEIREATGKKHLTEMFLSMMHQTDVSLHGDDVCQPA, encoded by the coding sequence TTGATTACAGCATCCGAATTGGTCAAGCGATTTGAGTGGGCCGGCCAACGCGTTGAAGCACTCAATGGCATCAACTTTTCTGTCGCCTCGGGCGAAGTCTTTGGATTGCTTGGTCCCAATGGTGCCGGCAAGACAACCACGCTGCGGATCGTAATGGGGCTATTGCGTCCCGATTCGGGGTATGCCGAGGTGGGAGGAATTCGCACCGGTCCCGACTCGGCCGCGGTTCGCGCCCAAATCGGCATGGTTTCCACCAACGATGGAGTCTACCCATGGTTGACCGTACGTGAGATGCTGCTGTATTTCGCCGATCTCTATGCAGTCCCAATGCAGCTCGCCAAACAGCGTTTAGAACAGATCTCAGAGCGTCTGGAACTTGGGCGATTTATCGACCAACGCTGCTGCACGTTGAGCACCGGGCAGAAGCAACGCGTCATCCTAGCTCGTGGATTGATGCATGATCCCCCAGTAATGCTGCTCGATGAACCGACCCGTGGCCTCGATGTCGTTGGCAGTCAAACCGTATTCCAATTCATCTCCCATCTGAAAGAGCTCGGGAAAGCTGTGTTGTTGTCGACGCACCGCTTAGATGAAGCGGAACGCGTGTGCGATCGATTTGGATTGCTGCATCGCGGTTGCCTTATGTACACTGGTACACTTCCCGAAATTCGCGAAGCGACCGGAAAGAAACACCTAACCGAGATGTTCTTAAGCATGATGCATCAAACCGATGTGAGCTTGCACGGAGACGACGTATGTCAGCCCGCGTAG
- a CDS encoding ThuA domain-containing protein — protein sequence MQVSWILLLATLASCQLSSVIKAQAPETNGPKKLVIVAGKPSHPPRMHEFNAGVQLLNQCLADLPTVESQFVLNGWPEDEAIFEDADAVVFYMDGGPRHELVQEDGRRLKLAAKLADRGVGIGCMHYGVEVVPEQAGKEFIHWIGGHYEHMFSCNPMWEPHFTSFPDHPVANGVKPFQIKDEWYFNIRFLNDLSGNEAAASEGVQFTPILVAAPSDEVRAGPYVYPHGPYPHIEANRSRAEAMMWVVERADGGRGMGFTGGHYHDNWSNDDYRKIVLNALVWLTKADVPPQGVESNLAPGTIDANLDPKGR from the coding sequence ATGCAAGTAAGTTGGATACTCCTGTTGGCAACTCTAGCGAGTTGTCAGCTGTCTAGCGTGATCAAGGCGCAAGCCCCCGAGACGAATGGTCCCAAGAAATTGGTCATCGTGGCTGGCAAACCCTCGCACCCGCCTCGCATGCATGAGTTCAATGCGGGTGTCCAGTTGCTCAACCAATGCCTGGCCGATCTGCCGACGGTCGAATCGCAGTTTGTGCTCAATGGTTGGCCCGAGGATGAGGCCATTTTTGAGGATGCAGATGCAGTCGTCTTCTATATGGATGGTGGGCCGAGACACGAGCTAGTGCAAGAAGACGGCCGCCGGTTAAAACTCGCCGCAAAGCTCGCTGACCGCGGCGTCGGCATCGGCTGCATGCACTACGGTGTCGAAGTTGTGCCAGAGCAAGCCGGCAAGGAATTTATTCACTGGATCGGTGGCCACTACGAACACATGTTTTCCTGCAACCCAATGTGGGAACCCCATTTCACCTCTTTTCCTGATCACCCCGTGGCCAACGGCGTAAAGCCCTTTCAGATCAAAGATGAGTGGTACTTCAATATCCGATTCCTGAACGATCTGTCTGGCAATGAAGCGGCAGCCAGCGAGGGAGTTCAGTTCACGCCCATTTTGGTAGCGGCGCCTTCCGACGAAGTGCGCGCGGGCCCCTACGTCTATCCCCACGGACCCTATCCGCACATTGAAGCGAACCGTTCCCGCGCCGAGGCTATGATGTGGGTCGTCGAACGTGCCGACGGTGGACGAGGTATGGGGTTTACCGGTGGCCACTACCACGACAATTGGTCCAATGACGACTACCGAAAAATCGTCCTTAATGCGTTGGTATGGCTAACCAAAGCAGACGTTCCGCCCCAAGGCGTCGAATCGAACCTGGCTCCTGGAACGATCGATGCGAATCTGGATCCCAAAGGTCGGTAA